CTTATTGAAAGTTATTTGGTACATTCTATTGAAAATAAAGGCTGGAAGATTGAAAGGAACATTAAATATTGTAcaccaaataaaaattaaatcatctAAGGTAAAACATGATAGGAACCACTCCCAATGTTAATGGATGTGGCAATGAAATGTTGAAAAACCCTATGCTCAGGGTCTAGGATTTCATGAGACGCAGGGTGCTTTACAGGTAGAAATTCCCCAAAGAAAAAGCTACATATCAACATGTTTAGAGTATTAGAAATCCAAGTTCTTGTataaaatgatagaaataaATATGAAGACCAAAAGAACCCCTTGAGTTCTTTCCACTGGGAAACTTAAAAAATGTGTATCTTCCCTGTGAGAATAATACCATAAGAAAAGTTTATGATTGTAATGGAAGATGCAGAAGAATGGGAAAGGATTATAAATAAaggttatgtatatatataataccatAAGAAAAGTTGATGATTGTAATGGAAGATGCTGAAGCATGGGAAAGGATTATAAATAAAGGCTATGTATTCAAAAATTACTAATCAACGGTAACAGTTAAGAAAATGTATCTTGAATGAGTTGACTTTCAAAACAGTTGGCTTCTCTTTAACCCTATAATAAGTAAATCATCCTCAAAATCCTTATAGCAATTTCATACTTCAAACTTATAATTTATGAAAGTAATTGAATTAGACTAAACAACATCATATGCCAACACAGAGCTCGGCTATCAAGAAAGATGAATGTTACTAAAACCTCACCACACCTTAAAGAAATATACAAACTGTCGTGAGTTTGGAAAagtttttttccttaataaatacAAAACAGAGATTTCAACAGATAGGAATGCGACAAACTCCACAcccttatacatatatatatatatatatatatgcaagaaAAGGGATGGTCATGGCTGCCCGCGGCCATAGCTGCCCAAGACGACACCCCAAAATCGCAGGTTTGGGGATGCCCAATATCCCCAAACCCTGCGATTTGGGGATGGCCAGCATCCCCGACTCACGAGGTTCGAGAATGCTGAATGGCGGGGCTCGAGCCTGTTAGTGTAGGttctctagacccaatcagattgggcatgttgtacactgacaattataatcatgtttattatttgaataaagagttgttcaaattcacaagaagtcattctattagtttcttgttattattgtaataatcgaatgaaactagatagaagtccatatgatgtatactatgattaatttataaagatgtgagatgatgcatcacagtttctagacatcattaaacgtcccaagttgtagcaatgtcaagaatggacattaacaattgcggaaagacttgtatgtgctatgtttttgctatgtgatagcaatgggggtctcacacccataggcatggggatgcctagacaagtacataggtgaccaatgttggagaacgtgtcactggacatgactcgctatgagaatccattttggttatatgttgatggtattctcatacgagatgggtgtaactaattcttggacctgaggttgtgacggtcatctcataagaagaccggtatgctttgacatcgtttcgatgggcctagacaaaggctgtatgtgggcgatcgttgggtatatcgtgaggcttatggggtgcatagccaagatgggacttgtctatcccttgatagaggatgatgtatctaaggcgcatttggtggatattcactttaaatccatggccatggtgaaagagatcaataaggagttattgatttactttctattaagtgaagatatccggaagaccgaagaaaactcatgtgattgttatcaagcaacacatcgccatacttgagatcacataagatacattgacgagaggatcgaattacacggtaaccattctcgtgaaaggttatttgcggattatgaatccttctgaataattgggtaggcatgatgccttgctagaggccaatcttgtcttatgtgtttgtaccggcacattgccaatatattcggaagtctaatgagtcatacgcaataggcacggttcctggcttaaactaggagagtagacgtatggttaagtgggacacttcggcaagaagttgtgccgtcataggttctcacggaaaaagaacaaatagacgtaatgacgtcgatatggcgaggggtcgtcataatggaaagagtttcctaaaatggcattgattaaattaggaaggagtttctaatttaataattttctatttgttggagtggcaaataggaaataaaatatatttgggcttaagttaatatttggactaaattagatttaggataaatattaaattaaatattatatttggactaaattagattgggtcaaatattaaaataaatattatatttggactaaattagatttgggccaaatattaaataaaatatatttggactaaattagatttgtgccaaatattaaataaaatatatttgggcttgaattagatttgggccataatattttatttaacctataaaaggattgggccatttaattatatttctagttggactacaataagcccacttaagattccaattaaattagaattaatggtttagcccaatccattagggtttaagaaaccttaggatatttccttataaatatccctttatgggttgcccaaaattaagggatttttggtgtcgtttttcaagagttgaaaaacgtattacCGCTCactcttctttgttttcttttagcatcaatacgaaacgagggcgttcttttaccgtccatacacaagccgcgcaaaggagaagaagctagcactcctattccgctctccttgccaatgaacgtgtgtcgcgtatcacgagttagaggtcgaACGCTTGGACGGcacgaatccgcgaacgactcgataatctaaaggttagatttatttacttgtttgtgaatgatttaatttcgacgttgatcaaatcgccgggatcggggtaagttcaaaaattttgaactactctatttgccccgtagcgatcttgctagactttcagtggtatcagagccatcgtcgaaatatttcaatttcttacGTGCTGATTTGGTTATGTTcttatttatgaaataattaaataattgttgtgtttgtatttttttggattgcaaaacatttttggTGAAAGGGAAAAAGATCATGTATGACACGAAAAGGCGAAAATcagggttcggggtgcatacggatgcaccggggtGTCGAAAGACCCAGCTGAGCGGGGCCGCGCGTGCTGGGCACGGCTTGGAGCCGCCTGGGGGCGCGCATGGCCCGGCTAGGCGCTGCCGCGCGCGCTGGGGCGCTGCCAGGCGCGGCCGCGCGTGTGCTGGCGCGGCCAGGCAGGCTCGCGCTCGCACGCATGGGGCGACTGGGCGCAGGCGCGACCCGCGGCCCGCGGGTGCGACCTGCGCGCCCGCGGACGACCCTTGTGGGCCGCGCTCGCCCCCTAGCGGGCCTTGCCACTCGCCCAACCGCGCCCCATGCGGCCCAGCCGCGCCCAGTTCACTTTTTAGGCTGTCTAGCCACCTCCCGGCCCCTCTCGCTCCCTCGGGCTTGGGTTTGACCCTTTTTCGGGGTCcccgtgaagcacccgggctGACTCTTCagtggcccagtgcgttccgtaCCCTCAGGTGGGGCCcgaccaaattgtttggctatttttaattatttttatccgatccatgagtgtatgacacttatgggccgtgattaaaattaGGCCAGGGCCGTTAGTtgggttattttttattattgggctgctagtgtatgtttgacatacattagttaatccaaggcctgttgagccttgttagttaaactaatggatggagcccaagcccaacacaattaaaacaattttgttttttccaaaattatacaaattttcaatttattgaaagcatttcattaagattgaaatagatgtgTTATATGCGATCTCCGGAAATCAATTGACGGGCTGGGCCCGGCCCAACAGAACGACCCGAATCACCTAAGGCCCAGCAGAGCGGCCCAAACTCCACAGAAGCTCGCCAGACCCGAAGACCGAAAGCCATCAGTGCGGAGTCCCATTCCTTCGGGACTAGAAGCCAGATCGCTCATGCCAGCGAGCTCGCTTTAAGCGAGCTCGCTCAGACGAACTCCAAACATCACGACCTCAGCTCGCCGAGAGATACGCCTAGATCAGACGGCTGGAAGATCGCGAGATAATCGGAAGCGATAGACACTTACATATCGGAAGCAATCCGAATCCCTGAAGACAAGGGACCTATCCTTGATAATCCGAAACCAATAAGGAAAGCGCCATCAACGGAATAGACTTCTTCCATACTTAGGACTGATTCGCATTGTAAGCTACCCTACTCTATATATAGAAGAGGGGACGCCATTGTAAAGAGGGGAATGATCAGAAaatacatactgttactctgctaGAATAGCCAGAGAacggtcgtggactaggcatcattctggccgaaccacgtaaaagtcCTGTGTGTGTTTCTTATCTGCTTCAGTCTTCTATTCCTTGCCTTTTTGGTACCCGTTATCACATTGTGGGCTCTCGAACTCCGGTTGACTGTTTCCGTACGTCAACATCTTTGGCGCTAGAAGGAGGGCCCGCACTGATCGATAGCaatggcaagaggaaggaatgCACGAAGCTCTGACGCAATCGCCGATTTGCCTGAAAATCATCACAACCAACCGCACGATGATCCACTTGTCATGGGATCCGTCGCCCCCGCGACGGAAACCCTGGTTCCACTGGCTACCAGAGTCACTACCGGAATGCCCCCACGAGCTCCGGCCCAACCTGTCGCCCCAACCGTCGGAGTAGAGGCGGTTCAGGCCTGGCAGCAGCGTCAGGAGGCTCTGGAGAATACTGTTAGGCAGCTCGCTGATGCGGTCAGGGCCCTTGCCCGAGCCCAGCTGCAAATGGTCCTGAGACAACCAGAGTCGCTGTCACCCCGAAGACCTCGCCACCCGCGAGAGGAAAGACCCCCGCCAAACGAAAGAGAAGCCGATAGAGTTCCTTCGCCAGAAAGGTCAGTAAATTCCTCTAATTCAAGGTCCAAGGATGCGGACCTCCTGTCACGTCGCTCACCAGGGAGAGGAAGCAGGAGATCGTAGCTCCAACGGTCTGTGGACCAGGACACCGCCGTCGAGGAGTTGCTCCAAAGGGTGCAAGAACTGGAGGCACGACAAGGAGTTCGTGGCCAAAATAGTGGCTACGGAGAACGGACGCCATTCACAAAGGAAGTTGAACTCGAAGCTCTCCCTAGGAGATTCAAGGTTCCGAGCATACCACAGTACAACGGAGATAGTGACCCCTATGACCACCTGGACGCATTCAATGTCCAGATGGATCTGCAGACCACCAGCTCGATGGTGAAGTGCCGAGTATTCCCCGCGACCTTGGGCGACATCCCGCGCGCCTGGCTCAGAAGCCTCCCGTCTCGCAGCATTGGTAGTTGGGAAGAATGCCAGCGAAAGTTCCTCGGGCAGTACAGAGCTCTAAGACGGCAGCTCGCCCCGCCGTGCCACCTCGCCACGGTCTTCCAAAGGTCGGGCGAGCCCCTCAAAGATTACATCGCCAAGTTCCGGCGCGAGGTGAGTAACGTCGAAAgtccctcggatgaaagtatcctgaCCGCCATCTCGGCAAGTCTCAGGAAAGACGggaagctctacgagagcatctataAATCCCCCGTTGCGGATCTGggagaattctatgaacgagctgcAAAGGAGATCCGGTGGGAAGAAGCATTCGGGAAGAAGCCCGCCGGACATAGAGAGGAAGTCGGAAGCTCTAACCGAGACGGGAAAAGGAACGACGGGGGAAACAGAAAGGACAACCGAGGAGAGCGGTCTAACAATCAGGTAGCCAAGCGAGCTCGGCGGGAAGAACAAGAGGACCGACCTCCGAGACAAGGCCGTTTCAACAACTATACGGCCCTATCAGATTctcaagaaaggatcttcgccatggaAAGGAGGAGAGAGGATTTCGGGAGGCCAAACCCGATAAAAACTCCCAACAAGTTCAGAAATAGGGAGAAGTTTTGTGCGTATCACAACGAGGTGGGGCACGACACCTCTGAATGTTACGCTTTGAAGGATGCAATTGAAGAACTGATTCGAGGGGGCCGGCTGCGAGACTATGTGGTGCGACCTGCAAATCAGCCACCACAGCAGGTGAATCAACAACGACCGCCCCCCGAGGATGAGCGCGCACCAGCAGTTCGGACGATCTATACGATCCACGGCGATCCTCACCTCGCAGGCACATCGAACAGGTCGCACGAAAGGTATGTACGCGAGGCTAATCATGTCTTAGTGGCAGGATCTAACGAGCAGATGGGATCATCAAAGCGAGCTAGGATGGCAGTGAAAGAAATCACTTTCTCCGAGGAGGACGCCAGGGACATACACTGGCCGCACAATGACGCCCTCGTCATTCGCGCTCACATCGGCAACATGGAGGTGCGAAGAATAATGGTGGACACCAGCAGCTCGGTGAACGTGATGTACAGGGCCTGTTTCGACCAGATGGGACTCGGGCCCGAACAGTTGGGCCCATCCCCAGAGCCACTTTTCGGGTTCACGGGAGATGCAGTCGTCCCCATGGGACGAGTTAAGCTCCCATTCACAATTGGGGGCGAAGGTCGTGAAGCCACAGCGCTTGCGGAGTTTCTGATcattgactgcccctcagcatacaacgtcgtgcTCGGGAGGCCGGTGATGAACGAGCTGGATATGGTCACCTCGACCAGAGCGCTGACCGTCAAGTTTCCAACCACCAACGGAACTGGATGCGTGCGGGGagagcagcacctcgcaagacgttgctacGAGGACGCGGTCAAGATGGGGACCAGAGGAAAGAAAGTAAACGTGGTCACAAAGGGAGCGCAGCGACCTTCAAGTCGGAGCGGGGTGAGTTACGACCTGGATCCTAGAGAAGTGGATTGCGACAAGGCCACCGGCCCGGTGGAAGAACTTGAAGAGGTCCCGATCAGCGAGGTGGATGCTGAAAGATGCCTGAAGCTCGGGAAGAATCTGGCCCCCGAGGTAAAACGCCAACTTATTGAATTCCTTAAGACTAACCTGGATGTGTTTGCGTGGAATCACGAAGACATGGTGGGGATAGCACCGGAGGTCATGTCGCACAGACTCAACATAGACCCCAGCTACAAGCCggtgcgccagaagaggagacTGATGACTCCAGAACGCTACGCCGCCCTTAAAGAGGAGGTGGATAAGCTCCTGGCTAATGGGTTTATCAGAGAGGCTCACTACCCAGTCTGGGTAGCCAACCCAGTGCTTGTAAAAAAGAAgaacgggaagtggaggacctgcgtCGACTTCACCAACTTAAATAAAGCCTGCCCGAAGGACAGTTTCCCCCTCCCAAGAATTaaccagctcgtggatgcaacagcGGGGCATCAGCTCCTCAATTTCATGGACGCCTACTCGGGatacaaccagatccccatgaatCCTAACGAGGAGGAACACACGTCGTTTATCACCGATCGCGGGCTATACTGTTATAAGGTCATGCCGTTCGGGTTGAAGAATGCTGGGGCGACCTACCAGAGACTTGTGAACATGATGTTCGAAGCGCAGATTGGGAAAACAATGGAGGTATACGTTGACGATATGCTGGTTAAGTCTGAGCAGGTCGCAGATCATGCTCgtaatttgggagaaaaattCAAGATCCTCAGGAGCTACAATATGAAGCTGAACCCACTAAAATGTGCATTTGGGGTGGCTTCCGGGAGGTTCTTGGGATTCATGGTCAACAGCAGAGGTATCGAGGCCAATCCAGAAAAAATAAAGGCCCTTTTGGATATGAGGTCGCCTGTAAGAATGAAGGACGTGCAGAGCCTAACCGGCCAGGTCGCTGCACTAAGCCGATTTATCGCCAAGGCAACCGACAAGTGCATCCCTTTCTTCAATACGTTACGAAAAGCCCAAGGTTTCAGTTGGAGTGAGGAGTGCGAGCTCGCCTTCCAGCAGTTGAAGGAGTATATGGGGCAAGCTCCGCTACTTTCAAAACCCCGAGATGGGGAAAAACTGGTGATCTACCTAGGAGTGTCGGCGCATGCTCTCAGCGCAGCCTTGGTTCGGGAGGAAGAAGGGGTGCAATACCCTGTTTATTATATTAGCAAGAGGTTGGTGGACGCAGAAACGAGGTACACATCGATGGAGAAGCTCGCATACTGCTTGGTCATAGCATCGAGGAAATTACGTCCTTATTTCCAGGCCCATCAGATCGATGTTCTAACTAAGTACCCCTTGAGGCAGATTTTGCAGAAGCCAGACACATCGGGCCGCCTGCTGAAATGGGcaattgagctcgctcagttcgacttGGAATACAAACCAAGAGTGGCAATCAAGGGGCAGGCACTGGCGGATTTTATCGCTGAATTCACTGAAACGACCCAAGTAGAAGGAGAGACCTCGGAAGGACCGTCCTGGGAGTTGTACGTTGACGGGTCGTCGAGCGAGCAAGGAGCTGGGGCACgagttatgctaataagcccggAGGGCCACATAATACTATGCGCCCTGCGATTCGATTTTCGAGCTACCAATAACGAGGCCGAGTACGAGGCGTTGCTCGCAGGGCTGCGCTTGGCAAAGGAGGTGCGAGGTGAAGCACTGATAATTTTCAGCGATTCCCAGCTCGTTGTCAACCAAATACGCGGGGAATATCAGGCGAAGGGGgtgaagatggcagcatacctGCTCAAAGTACGCGAATTTCTAGTTCCTTTCCAACGGTTTGAGGTACGCCAAATTCCACGCTCTCAGAATTCCCATGCAGATGCACTGGCTCGGCTAGCTACTGCGCGAGATACAGAGTTTCTAGGGGCTATACCGGTGGAGTTTTTAGCCGTCCCTAGCATGGAGCAACCGGCCGAGACGATGGTGGTTCACGCATCCCAGGGCTCATGGATGAGCCCCATTCTGGCATACCTACGGGAAGGAAAGCTATCGACAGATAAGCTAGAAGCGCGCAGACTGCGAGCTCGAGCCGTTCGCTACTGTATCTACGATGAGGTATTGTATAAGCGAGGATTCACAGCTCCATTGTTAAGGTGTATTGAGGGCTCTGACTGTCAGACCGTGCTGGAAGAAATACATGCTGGGCATTGCGGCAACCACGCCGGGGCTCTATCACTAGCCCAGAAGGCCCTTCGGCAGGGATTCTATTGGCCTATGATGAAACAAGACGCGATCAACTTGGTGAAAAAGTGTGACAAGTGCCAACGGTTCGCTAATATCCCGCGGGCTCCACCGGCCTACCTTCAACAGATGAACAGCTCATGGCCGTTTGTTGTCTGGGGTATGGACCTGATTGGGCCGCTCCCAACAGCTCGTGGCAATTGCAAGCATGCCATCGTGGCAgttgattacttcaccaaatgggccgAAGCGAAAGAGCTCGCTGAAATCTCCAGCTCCAAGGTACAAAAATTTGTCTGGAATAATATCATTTGCAGGTTTGGGGTCCCACAGCAGATAGTCACAGACAACGGAActcaattcaccagcgagcaattcatccaattctgcgaatCATTGGGAATCCAAAAGAGCTTCACGGCCGTAGaccacccccaggccaatgggcaggtcgaagcagtcaacaagATAATCAAGCACGCCCTGAAGACGAAGCTGGAAGACAAGAAGGGCCCTTGGGTGGACGAACTACAAACGGTGCTTTGGGCGTATCGGACGACAGCTCGAACTAGCACACCTGAGACTCCTTTCTCGTTGGTCTATGGGTCCGAGGCGATGATCCTAGCTGAACACAAGGTGACCAGTCAGCGAAGAGCCACCTTTAACCCAGATGGAAATGGCGAACTCCTAGCCGCGAATCTAGATCTACTTGAGGAGGCTAGAGACACAGCTCGCCTACGGATCACCATCTACCAGCAAAGGGTAACGCGTTACTACAACAGAAAAGTTCGGGTCAGACGGTACAAGCTCTGAGACCGCGTGCTACGCCTAGTACTCATTGGCGCTCGAAAAGCCAGTGACGGCACACTAGGCCCGAACTGGGAAGGACCTTTTGTTATCCACGAGGACTTGGGAAACGGGGCATACCATCTGGCCAACATGGATGGAGCTGTCCTCCCGCGAGCCTGGAACGCGGAGCACCTCCGCCCCTACCATCAGTAAAAGTGTTTCCATTCTTATGTTCATGTTAAGATTTTTTAAGCTcgattgagattaataaatttctGGCTGATCAATTTTGTCGAACTTTGTTACCTATCCTCCACTACAGCACTTTAACATTTTTTGGGGAGGGGTAAaaaaccatggtttgcgagctggggcccattcatCTTAGTCGACGGGCtatggtttgtggcttatctgagcattccTCTTGGTCCTCCCCCAGGTCATGGTTCGCTAGCTGaggcccattcatcttgacccaATGTCACGGTTTGGCGCCTACCTGGGCAACCACTTCCACCTCGGGCAAAGGGATCACTAGCTGAGACCCCCTTTCATCTTGAATAAAAATCATGGTCTGCGGTCTACCTGGGTGTCCCCTCCCGAGCCAACTACAAGCAgcgccatggtatgttagctgaggtcgctatgcgacctacctggacatatatatTGGCCGGATTTTCAAATTCTACGCAAATTTACAAGCAgcgccatggtatgttagctaaGGTCGCTATGCGACCTACCTTGACATATATCTTGGCCGGATTTTTCAATTTCTACGCGAATTTACGGAAGTGCcctggtatgttagctgaggtcgctatgcgacctacctggacttATATCTTGGCAAGATCTTCAATTTAACGCGAAGCTATTCCCCTATATACTATGCGGAAAATTAGCTAAAGACATTCCGCGACCTATCCGGACATTCATCTTAACTAAATTCTGGGCAGAGACGATGACCGATTTGGTTATTCTTATTATCCTGGCTTGGGAAGCAGTTATACGCAACAAACGCGACCTACGAGCGACTGATCTCTCGACTTAATCCGATCATAAAAAGCTCCTGGATACATTGAAAATCAGCACTTCAGGCTCGTCAGCAAGGTAGCTAAAGCGCTTAGGTGTTATTCGCAACCTACTGCTTAACTGAGGAAAGCATTAAGGACGGACCATTTGCGACCAACAATCAAACGATCTACCAAGCTACAATGTAAAGGAAAAACGCCTACATAAGCTACAAGG
The sequence above is a segment of the Diospyros lotus cultivar Yz01 chromosome 7, ASM1463336v1, whole genome shotgun sequence genome. Coding sequences within it:
- the LOC127805571 gene encoding uncharacterized protein LOC127805571; protein product: MARGRNARSSDAIADLPENHHNQPHDDPLVMGSVAPATETLVPLATRVTTGMPPRAPAQPVAPTVGVEAVQAWQQRQEALENTVRQLADAVRALARAQLQMVLRQPESLSPRRPRHPREERPPPNEREADRVPSPERSDTAVEELLQRVQELEARQGVRGQNSGYGERTPFTKEVELEALPRRFKVPSIPQYNGDSDPYDHLDAFNVQMDLQTTSSMVKCRVFPATLGDIPRAWLRSLPSRSIGSWEECQRKFLGQYRALRRQLAPPCHLATVFQRSGEPLKDYIAKFRREVSNVESPSDESILTAISASLRKDGKLYESIYKSPVADLGEFYERAAKEIRWEEAFGKKPAGHREEVGSSNRDGKRNDGGNRKDNRGERSNNQVAKRARREEQEDRPPRQGRFNNYTALSDSQERIFAMERRREDFGRPNPIKTPNKFRNREKFCAYHNEVGHDTSECYALKDAIEELIRGGRLRDYVVRPANQPPQQVNQQRPPPEDERAPAVRTIYTIHGDPHLAGTSNRSHERYVREANHVLVAGSNEQMGSSKRARMAVKEITFSEEDARDIHWPHNDALVIRAHIGNMEVRRIMVDTSSSVNVMYRACFDQMGLGPEQLGPSPEPLFGFTGDAVVPMGRVKLPFTIGGEGREATALAEFLIIDCPSAYNVVLGRPVMNELDMVTSTRALTVKFPTTNGTGCVRGEQHLARRCYEDAVKMGTRGKKVNVVTKGAQRPSSRSGVSYDLDPREVDCDKATGPVEELEEVPISEVDAERCLKLGKNLAPEVKRQLIEFLKTNLDVFAWNHEDMVGIAPEVMSHRLNIDPSYKPVRQKRRLMTPERYAALKEEVDKLLANGFIREAHYPVWVANPVLVKKKNGKWRTCVDFTNLNKACPKDSFPLPRINQLVDATAGHQLLNFMDAYSGYNQIPMNPNEEEHTSFITDRGLYCYKVMPFGLKNAGATYQRLVNMMFEAQIGKTMEVYVDDMLVKSEQVADHARNLGEKFKILRSYNMKLNPLKCAFGVASGRFLGFMVNSRGIEANPEKIKALLDMRSPVRMKDVQSLTGQVAALSRFIAKATDKCIPFFNTLRKAQGFSWSEECELAFQQLKEYMGQAPLLSKPRDGEKLVIYLGVSAHALSAALVREEEGVQYPVYYISKRLVDAETRYTSMEKLAYCLVIASRKLRPYFQAHQIDVLTKYPLRQILQKPDTSGRLLKWAIELAQFDLEYKPRVAIKGQALADFIAEFTETTQVEGETSEGPSWELYVDGSSSEQGAGARVMLISPEGHIILCALRFDFRATNNEAEYEALLAGLRLAKEVRGEALIIFSDSQLVVNQIRGEYQAKGVKMAAYLLKVREFLVPFQRFEVRQIPRSQNSHADALARLATARDTEFLGAIPVEFLAVPSMEQPAETMVVHASQGSWMSPILAYLREGKLSTDKLEARRLRARAVRYCIYDEVLYKRGFTAPLLRCIEGSDCQTVLEEIHAGHCGNHAGALSLAQKALRQGFYWPMMKQDAINLVKKCDKCQRFANIPRAPPAYLQQMNSSWPFVVWGMDLIGPLPTARGNCKHAIVAVDYFTKWAEAKELAEISSSKVQKFVWNNIICRFGVPQQIVTDNGTQFTSEQFIQFCESLGIQKSFTAVDHPQANGQVEAVNKIIKHALKTKLEDKKGPWVDELQTVLWAYRTTARTSTPETPFSLVYGSEAMILAEHKVTSQRRATFNPDGNGELLAANLDLLEEARDTARLRITIYQQRVTRYYNRKVRVRRYKL